Below is a window of Rhodopseudomonas sp. P2A-2r DNA.
CCGAACGTTTCCGCGGTGGAGCGGCTCCTCTCCATGATCGCCAGCCCGTCGGTCGGGTCTGCGAAAACAGGACTGGCATCGGTGAGAGTCGGGCTCATGCCGTCTTCTCCTTCGCTTGCGTCAAAAATCCCTTGTCGGCGAGGTCCTGCAGCATGGCGATCACGTCGTTGCCGATGTCTTCGCGCGGCGCCGCATATTTCGCCGCCAGCAGGTCGATCATGTCGGCCACGCTGCGGGCGCCGTCGCACAATTGCAGGACTTCCACCGCGATGTCGTCCGGCGCCAGCACGCGTTCCGGTGCCAGGATTACCCAGCGCTGCCTGGTATCGTCGAACTTCAGCCTGGCATGGCGCGGCAGCACGGGCCGGCTGGCCTCGTCAACTTGCATGCGGCGGCTGCGCGGTTCGGTCATGGCGTCTCTTTAGCTGGCCGCGGGCACGAAGGCGCCCGGCGGCACGTGGCCGTTGACATAGGCATGATGCAGCGCATCGAGCTGCACCCAGAGCACGTTGGTCTTGAAGATCAGCGCGTTGCACACCGCCTCGCGTTCGGCCGGCGTCCTGGCGTGCTGCTTGACATAGTCCAGTGCGAAATTGGCGTCGCGCGGCGCCTGGGTCAGCCGGCGCTTGAAATAGCTCATGATCTCCGGATTGACGAAGTCATAATGCTTCAGCATGCCGGCGATACGTTCTTCGTGCAGGTTCGGCGCGAACAGTTCGGTCAGCGAGGAGGCGATCGCCTCCAGCGGGCTCTTGTCGCGGACGAAATGCACATAGGCATCCACTGCAAATCGCGTCGCTGGCAGGATGCCCTCGGCGGATTCCACATAGGCGCGGTCGAGGCCGAGTCCTTCGGTCAGCTTCAGCCAGCGCTCGATGCCGCCTTCGCTGTCGGCATCGCCGTCATGGTCCTCGATGCGGTGCCGCCATTCGATCCTTGTGGCGCGGTCGCGGAAGCGCGAGATCACCACGGCGTCCTTGATGGGAATGCTGCTCTGGTAATAATAGCGGTTGAGCGCCCAGGCCTGCACCTGGCTCTTGTTGAGTTTGCCGCCATGCAGCAATCCGTGAAACGGATGCAGGTTATGATAGCGGGTTGCGCCGATCTGTCGCAGCGTCGCTTCGAGATCCTCGGCGCTGTCGAGCCGGGTGGAGGTGTCCAGTGAAAAGGCGGTGGTTGCGTTCACAGCGTGATCTCCATCC
It encodes the following:
- the pqqD gene encoding pyrroloquinoline quinone biosynthesis peptide chaperone PqqD, encoding MTEPRSRRMQVDEASRPVLPRHARLKFDDTRQRWVILAPERVLAPDDIAVEVLQLCDGARSVADMIDLLAAKYAAPREDIGNDVIAMLQDLADKGFLTQAKEKTA
- the pqqC gene encoding pyrroloquinoline-quinone synthase PqqC, with the protein product MNATTAFSLDTSTRLDSAEDLEATLRQIGATRYHNLHPFHGLLHGGKLNKSQVQAWALNRYYYQSSIPIKDAVVISRFRDRATRIEWRHRIEDHDGDADSEGGIERWLKLTEGLGLDRAYVESAEGILPATRFAVDAYVHFVRDKSPLEAIASSLTELFAPNLHEERIAGMLKHYDFVNPEIMSYFKRRLTQAPRDANFALDYVKQHARTPAEREAVCNALIFKTNVLWVQLDALHHAYVNGHVPPGAFVPAAS